Below is a window of Manis javanica isolate MJ-LG chromosome 2, MJ_LKY, whole genome shotgun sequence DNA.
ctttttgAGATGAAACCATTATTCATCAGCaaacccaatttttttttttataatgatgACTCCTTTTAAAGATGCTAATTGGCCCACCTGCCATGAAAGAACGATTTCACCTTTGCATTAATGACTGAAACAACATACCTAGGGATCCTATTTATGAATTCATAAGTGAAATCTTCATAGGCAAGAAATATATACTTTTACTGTTACAACAGGAATGCAAATTCATGGCAATGAAACTGAATGTTTTGGCAATGCACTGCCTGAAAATGGAATGTTGCTTGTGTGGGAGCCGCAAGAGAAAACCCATTGTTTCTGTATATGTGAGAAATATTTCCATATCTCTCAGCAGAATAGACTTTACTGGCATAGTCCATTCTCAACATCTGTCTTGTAAATATTGTTTTATgctatttctattctgttcctaaagggaagaaaattattaagtggtattttcaccatttaaaggaaaataacagtaataagtAATTATCAGTGACAAGAAGAAGGTTTCTCTCAGGTTCTTTTCTAACATGCAAATAGTGTATATTATATTCTCTATAATGTTATCCAAATATTTCTTGGCacttttttcaaaagtatatttttatccATGCTGTATTTCAGGGGATATCAAATGTTTAATATGGCATTGAAAttgacttgatttttttcccaagggctaaaattattttttataaatcttCCCTACAGATTCAAAACTATTTGGAAGGCAGCAATAATAGCCCTCTCATCTGAGAAATGTGAGAGGGCTATAAAAATCTTGCATGGAAAGCCAAGTACACTACAGCTCTCATAAAccttaaatctaaaaataaaccttttcatgACATTTGTTTGAAAAAAGAGTTGTTCTCAGAGAATATTCTAGAAATTAATTTAATCCAAATgtctcattaaaaagaaattagtttTGAAGTCTTTGTTCCATAATAAAACAATCTAGTATATGAACAATGCACTAGTTGTCAAGGAGGCATTTGGAGATAGTGGGTTAACTCTTTCATGGGCCCAGGTGCCTTTGAATGGACTAAAGCACTCATTTGTTAAAGCAATACCCCAGGATCAGAAGAGCTAAGGGAAGGTGCTTAAATTATTCTCAGCAACCAGATTCTATCACAGGATAGTCTATCTGAttcattatataaaaatgaatccAACAGGAATTTTGAAAATCTGATGATATACATAATGTTGAGAATTTGgtgtcttttttcttaatttaaaaaattgggttgttGGTTTATGGATTTTATACTATATAAGCTTTGCTGTgtctaaataaaaaatttcaaataactaGACAAAGAAACTCTTTACCACCAAAGAAGTTAATTAGATACATTTCAGGGGGCTGCAGGTATGTGTAAAATTTAAGATTTGGATGCTTACCTTTATGTATTGTACTAGGTGGTGGGTACATTAAAGGTGAATATAACACTGTCTGTGCTGTCAATAGTCCCAAGTCCAGAAGGGAAGCAGACTCATAaatctgtatttataaaataatgtagtAAAATGACAGTATACGCTTCAACGTGCCTTGATggcagaaaggaaggagtgaTTAATTCCACTTGGAAAGCTTAGAGAGGACTTCCTTAGGAGGTATTTGTATGAAGATTGAAAGCTAAGGAGGAATTGTCTAGGTAGATAAGGGGAACAAAAGTCATCCCAGCAGATGTATGAAATATGACAGCAGATTAGGAGAACTGTAAAAAGTAAGTGTAACTGGATCACGACATATACCCAAGAAAATAGTGGAACTGGGGTTCCAgagacatatacaaatatatatttatacttgaaTATTTCAGCTATTTTATAAAGGTACCCAAGGGTCAGATTATGTCAAGAATGTTGTATTTTGTAACATATTACAAATTGagtgccttaaaacaacacacatttattatctcacagtttgcATGGGTCAGGATTCTAGAcatggcttagctgggtcctGCATTCAAGGTATCACAAGGATACAGTTAAGATGTCTATTGTCTGTATTTTTCACCTGGAGGCTTATCTGGGGCAAAAttcacttccaagctcattcaggttATTGATAGAGCTAATTTATATGCGGTTGTATGAGTAAAGTTCCCAGCTCTTTGCTAGCTTGTTAGCTAGAGGCTGCTCTCACATACTAGAGGCTGCCCACAGTTCCTTATCATGTGGCTTTCTCCCTAGGCAGTTCTCAGTACAGCAGTTTGCTTTTTCAAAGTCAGTAGGAAAGTATCTCTCCACTTTGGTAAGACAGAATCTTATATAATGTagcctaatcaaagaagtgataTCCCATCACCATTACCATATTCTATTGGTTATAAGGAAGCCACTAGTTTTTCCTTCAATCAAAGGGAGGGAATTATACAAGAATGTAACTCATTCAGAGGTCACCATAAGATATGCCTGCCTCACAGGGCTTGGAGGGATCTTTCAGTAGAATCAAACAGAAACTGAgtaaactgttttgttttgttttttagtcttCCAACAGTTTATTAGAAAGAatgtagacattaaaaaaaatcctccctGTCATGAACATAAATTGAGGTTTTCAGCCCTGGGACAGCtgaatcaaaaaaagaaaaaaatccaatagtgtattaacatttttttcactcatttgcCATACTGACAGTGTAAATACAAATTCGGTCTAAATGTAGACTCTCAAGCAACAATGTACAGCTTTTCTTCGTCCTCCATGCTAAGAGATATAAAAGTTTAAGGGTCAAACAACACCAAATGCACAGGCTTCAGAAAACCATCTAAGTTAGGACATTCACTAGTTTTAGCTAAGATGTATCTGAAACACTGACAAGGTTATCACTTGTGTAGTTATGTGAAgtgaattttttgaaaaataaaaccttagtgGAATAATCCTGAGGGATACAGCAGAGGAACAACAGGTTACCAGTTTAAGTGTtctgttttcagttattttgagCCCATGTTCCAAGATCTAAAATTTAATTATCTTTCCTTAATCTGGGCACTTTCTAGCATGTCAGTATCTATATTATGAAGTAAAGAGATTGAGGTGAAATGTTTTTAATCATAACTGCTGTTATCAATTGCCTGGACCTCAGTAGCATCATGGAAATCTGGGAAATGTTCATGTGAAAGGTTACTTACTGCCTTAGCTGACTTAAAATTGCCCCATACAATGGTACATATCGACCCTTAGTGAAGccgttaaaaaaaaaacaggttgaAAAATGGGTTAAAGGAGGCAAATACAACATCTGCCTTTAGAGCTATCAACTTGGGAATTCTCTCAGTGACGAAATCCTGcagaagttatttttctttctcaaaattcgTTGACAACATTCCTTACTCCAGGTCTGGCATTTTTTCATCGTCACTGTCTTGTGAATCGTCATCTGCTCCATCTACTTCTGGTAAATCTACATCCTCGTCACCACCCATGTTGTTCATCATCTCAGAGAAACGGTCAAAATTAGACATCTCTTCATCTGAATCATCTCCCCAGTCTTTCCAATTATTGAAGTCCACACTAAGCCAATTAAGCTTTGCCCGTTCTTTTGTTAACCTTGGCCACGACTGGCCAGATTCTCCTTTTCGTAAACAACATAAAATTGATCTGTCAGTTCTTTTTTGCTTAGAATCATTTGGATCAATACAGTGAAAAAGATcgatttcatttaaatgtttaaaattatcaCTTCCTCCAAGACAACTGAATGTAAGTTtggatttttcaaaatttacattAACATCCTTACTGTCTTCAACACAAAATGCAATAAAGACATAGTCCCTTGCGGGCTGCATCGCAAACCGGGCGGGGGACGGGTGAACGCGTGGGCAGGCCTCTCCGGCGGCGACAACTACGGGGCAGTCGACTCCTCTCTGGTGACGACTGCAGAGCTTTCTCCGCGGTCACGGCCTCCTCTCGCTTCCCCCAGGCGACGGAGACGGCGACGGCGCACTCGACCTGGGTTCCCACAATGCACCGCGCTGAGAGCCGCTCCTCAGGCCGGGGAGGAGAGAAGTGTAAGAAAAGCGGCGCGAGGACAGAGGATgagcgtgtgtgcgtgcgtgtagGCGAGCAGCGCGGAGCTGAGTAAACTGTTTTGATGGTCATTTTCAATTCCTAATTTTCCAACGACTTGTGCTACAAAAATGGAGGTTAattcctttggaaaaataactGGCCCTAATATAAAACAACATGACACATAGAAACATAAACATTctcaaatcaaaataataaagagaaaatgaagacttgATGAACTAATAATGCTCCAAATAGGTCATAAACATTCAGACactagaaatgaaataatgtaaattCTGTATTTGATAAAACAAACTTAATATCTAAAAGAAAGCACAAATGATAGTGCCACATGAGATTCCATCATTCCAACCCTTCCTTCCATGGTTCACAACTGAGTAACAGGAGCTGAGAGCTATCCAGCACATTGTGGAAACTATTTGGCTTCTGGGAATGATCACAACTAAGTGAAGTATGAAATAAAGCAAGAGAAATGGCAATCCAAATGCAGAATGTAATAACACGGAGTGAATTTCTTActaaaactagagaagagaaacttaaaaattccATTATTTATGCAACAAATTGGCActcccacatgccaggcactgtaaaAGGCACTGGGGACATAATGACAATCAAGGGAGACTCAGTTCATGTCCTCAAAGAATTCTTGACCTTGTAATGTGCAGGTATAAAGTGAGCTCCTCTAGATTTGCTCCCCTGCTAAAATGTGTACATAATCTGATTCTCTCCTGGATGATGGAGGCTTAGGCTGTACTTCCCATGGCTGCTCAGAACCAGATCTGCTTGCCCCTTAGACTTTGTCCCTGCCCCTGGGTTAAGCCTGCGGTAGCTAAagctaatttccaaaatataaggGACATTTGTGGGGAGCAAAATCCAGGTACGTACCCAAAAATGTTCTCTAGCTTGACTacatttacagagaaaataaagtgtaGAGAATTCTGGAACTCTTATAGATTTAAATAAACTCAAATTTCCTCTCTATACAAGTcccatttttagtgttttttggattatgttattttggtttcttttcatttgtttcttctgcAAATTTGTAGACAACTGGGAGTTTGGAAAGAGGTGGAAAATCACTATCTAATAGCCTTTTGGTGCCTTTTTTTCAATAACCTAATGTAAAAGTATCTAGTTTGGTGTTGAACCATCCAGTAGAAAATATAATGTCTACCACCTTATTCCTGTCACTACTCTGGGCACTGGTGTAAGCTGAAAGAGGAcaccatgaagcagaaggaggGCCAGGGGGCCAGTTGCCGAAAAACCTGCCTTGTAGCGTTGCATTCATTATATGAGCAGGGAATGATAGTTCTTAAGCTCAGAGATTTGATTCTATGAGAACATGAAATTATATCAGGGTACTGAGGGGAGGCTTAGCATATGCAAACTTCCCAGAGACTGATAGAAAAATCTAGATCTCCAATTCAGTTACTTACATTGGGACGTACAAAGTCAGttcctaaaaataaattccagcatACGAGTCTTTGGCTTGCTTGTCTTTTTAAATTCGCGGGGCTAAATGATATTTTACACAGTTTTGAGCCAAGTATTTTTCCCAGCATAATTGAGAtgaaattgacatataacactgtacgTTTAAGGTGTGCAACATGACAATTTGATATATgtctatattgtgaaatgatttccaCAGTAAGGTTACTTAACACATCCATTGCCTCACGTAgttacctttttgtttatttgtggtgagaacttcccttagcaactttcaagatGCAACACAGTATTGTTAAGTATAGCAGCATTCTATACACTGGATCCCCAAAACTTACCCatctcataactggaagtttgtacccttttaccacTTTCAcccattccctcccctccctgatcCCTGACAACCATCAAtctgctctctgtttctatgaattcattttttttagattccacatttgagagggatcatacagtatttggctttctctgacttgtttcacttagcacaaaGCCCTCAGGTTTCACCCATGAGGtcacaaatggcagcatttcctttttatggctgaataatattccactgtgttgaTGTATTTATGCatcacacattttctttattattttatttatcaacactgagtttgtttccatatcttgactatgtAAATAATCCTTCAGAAACATGGGAGTATGGCTATCTCTCAAAGATgggtatttcatttccttcagctataatcccagaagtgagattgctggatcatatggtagttctatttttaattttttgaggaatatttttcactgttttgttactgattttaagtttattacgctcttatcagaaaacattttgtgtgaattgaaattttttcacttgttaagattagttttatgacccagcatATGATCTCACAGcatatgtcataatgcacacttgggaagaatgtacattctgtggccaggctgcaCACTGGAATGTCactaggacctgttggttggtagtgttggtctgtgGTGGTGGTGTTCTAGTTACAGCTTTTCTCTtctcagttgtatcaatttttccttcgtgtaatttgaagctcttttgtcaggtgagtgtaCATTTAGAATTTCATGAgtgaaatcataacattatgtaatgtccctctttactccttataattttcctagctctgaagctctgaatattttgtctggtattaatatagcctttagctttcttttgtttatattttacatttcccttaatgaaggtcagattctcttagctttccatcatctaagtctctctctctctctctctctctctccctctctactATTTTTGCATTcgttccacaaaacttttgcttagataaaggattctcttctgggttggcagttcttttctttcctcactttaaagatactattgaacattctgtggcctccattgtattttatgagaattctgtgatcattcaaattttagtttttctttttagcattatgacatttaggcttatcaggcctaactgtttgttactcattttgaatttacacCTTATTaggcctaaactctttgaatttgctctgtttgggacTTCCTGAGCATATTGAATatctaaatttacatttttgtcaaagctgagatcttttctacTCTTAGTAAGAATACTTTTAtctaaaaaatgattttcttttcttttatagaacacctataatgtgaaatttagacaatttgatactgttccacaagtttctaaggatgcattcattcttttcaatgttttttcctgtcttttcttcagtggaGATAATTTCTACTACTCTGTTATCTTCATTATCTTCACATTTACAGactcttctatcatctctgttcagtggttgagcccatgtaatttcttttgtaatttttggtaattatatttttcagttctaaatttcacGATGTggattcttttttatagtttttcttttttggctaagaactttagtctttccaattttttaagAGTATTAAGCATTACCATATTTAATATGGCTATAATAGTTGCTTTAAAGTATTTATGTGATAATTCCATCacgaggcatctcaaaataggcatctgtcccttcttttccttgagaatttttcACATTCTCCATtggtgtgggtatgtgtgtgttgctTGTTTAAGCATGTACAgtaaattttgcattttgttctggaaattttgaatatgatactgtcatttctgagtcatgtttgtataggtgcattcagaccatttacatttaggatgattatggatgggtatgtacttattgccattgcaggctttagatttgtggtgaccaaatgttcaagggttacatccttactatctaagagactaatttaactcacttagtatgctattacaaacacaagctaaatgttcttttttctctctctccttttcttcctcctccattctatatattgggtatcatattctgtactttttgtctatacatttttattatctctggtgatagctatttaaccttaagaacacttccatctataggagtccctccagaatacactgtagagatggtttgtggaatgTTAATTCTagcagcttttgcttatatggaaattgtttaatccctccttcaaatttaaatgatagccttgccaggtagagtattcttggttcgaggcccttctgcttcattgcattaaatatattatgccactcccttctggtctgtaaggtttttCCTGGGaaggctgatgatagcctgatgggctttctttgtgtgtgatctgtttactctctctggctgcttttaatagtctgtccttatccttgatctttgccattttaattagtacacgttttggtgtggtcttccttggggccttgtgtttggagatctgtgcacctccacggcctgaaagactatctccttccccagattggggaagttttcagaaatcacctcctcaaagacacactttgcctttttcactctcttcttctggtaccactctaatacgaatgttgttctgtttggatgggtcacacagttctctcaatattcttccattcctagagacccttctttcctgttgctctttcaggattagttgtgttaattatattttcatactatatgtggttttgggaggaggcctctgtctcacctcccatgctgccatctgcaaaccaatcctgtcagtactgtggcttcctTACACTGATGTTATACTCACTGAAGGCAGcagtcaactcctccatggttaactGTActtactcccttcattttgtggtgccaCAGAGCAttgtgggcaatatctgagatgaatttatgggcagctagggagatgagctgaattccatgtgtgttcTCTATTCCTTCACGGCCTCAAAGCCAGCATGGTTCAGGCAGtctccagtcattacatctgggaatagagatgtggaatcctccagctgcaatcaggaagtccactagaggtgtgctgaacactgtcggcctcactgctccatgggcagtgttgagcatcgggtaaacgccatTAGACagggccccctctgaggatgcccacCTCCCTGTGACAGCTTCCCCACTCAGCTCAGCCAGCTCTCTAGCCTGCGCCACCCTGTGTCCCATGCCCCCTGCTGCACCTCCAGCCCCAACATCTGTACTGTCACTGtgccttcttctttttggaagCAGTGCGCTGAGGGacgtgctgcaggggctgaggcagtggaggccggtgcctccttgaggtctgagtcTGCGTCgccacagtttgtcatctgggtggaagaggcagctctctattcCTTCTTGAGAGAGTTTTGGTGATTGAtaagtaccactaccaagtaatttgcctatttcagctattttgtcaaatttacaAGTTTAGAActctttattgtatttccttatccttttaatgtcttaaggaatatagtgatatgccctcttttgggtaatttgctcttgttttctttggttagcttggaagagttctttcagttttattgacatttttttccctgcaaagaactagcttttgattttactgattttgttgtctacgttcattgatttccattctgttctttagtatttccttctatatttagctttggttttatttgcttttcgcTTTCTAGgtttttaagatgggagcttagagtattcattggagttttctttctactatgatttactgccttaatttctgtgtaagaatcctgtaaattttatgttctatttctattttcacacaattcatattattttctctttgcccttgaaatgtctttattgacccatgggttaccttgAGGTGTATTTAATTCcaacacttgaggtcctgttttttttttaactgttttgttactgattttaagtttactaccctcttatcagaaaacattttgtgtgatttgaaattttttcacttgttaagattagttttatgacccagtatatgatctcacagtgtatgtcataatgcacacttgagtagtatgtacattctgtggccaggctgcatactggaatgtcactagaacctgttggttggtagtgttggtctgtggtggtggtgttccagttacagacttttctgttttcagttgtatcaatttttgcctcgtgtaatttgaagctcctTTGTCAGGTGAgtgtacatttagaatttgatgaaggaaatcataacattatgtaatgtccctctttactccttgtaattttcctagctctgaagctctgaatattttgtctggtattaatatagcctttagctttcttttgtttaatattttacatttcctttaatgtaggtcagattctcttagctttccatcatctaagtctctctctctctctctctctctctctctctctctctctctctctctctctctctctctctctctgttatttttgtattcattccacaaatcttttgcttagataaaggattctcttctggattggcatttcttttctttccttacttTAAAGATagtatctttgctttttagcattatgacgtATTTAGGACTTATCAGACGTAACTGTTTGTTATTAAGTTTTGACCTTATTAGGCCTAAACTCTGAATTTTCTCcttttggggcttgctgagcatcttcaatctctaaatttatgttttttgtcAAATCTGggatcttttctgcttttagtaagaattctttttctaaaaaaaataaaattttcttttcctttatataacactttaatgtgaaatttatacaatttgatactgtcccacgagtttctaaggatgtaatgttttttctttcttttcaaaatttttacaaagTTTTATGTAAAGTCATGCTTGTAATAAAGGTACTATAATTTGATAATTCATAGTTCTTAAATAAGTTCTTAAGTACATagaaggctttttgtttttcacaggtGTATAAATTGAATAGGTACACTTTATATAGAATTTAGTTCAATCTCCTCATTTTAGGAGTGATAAGTTAAATGACTTTTCTGTGGTCACATATTCTTGGAAGAATTGTAATTGAAGCATTGTTCCAGGGAACTAACGTCCAGAGCAGTGTGACTGGTAAAAGTGAAGAATATGTTGCAGCCttgaaaatttagaaaaggaatacaaactagtaatttgaatttttagtgcaatgtagtattaatttagggaagtgcaaaagatatgtaaatgtgttttatgtagtTAGATATTTAATAACAAGCATTATAATTGGTTCAGTTGACCACTAAAAGGGAGACAGGCTTAAAAAAttctctgtcatttaaaaaatttttgaaattaataaaattaaaaacattcaaaaatttaaaaaatatgctttgggcATGGGAAAAACTGGCtagagctttattttcccttatgagtttaatgaaatcaatttttgtagttttaaattttaattggtaAATTGAAGGAGGACATGTTAACTAACATTTAATGTACTGCTTACTGTACTAGTCTacacttaacatttattaacttGTTTAACCCTCACAGCTACTCTAGGAGGtaagttatttctttcattttatagacttGGAAAATGAGGCTACCCAAGTTCATAGTTTGGTAAATAATTGTTGTCAGGATTCCTATCTAGGCAGTGTCATTCTAGAACCAGGTTCTGAAGCCTCTCATTTATAGCAGCCATTTTTGAAATTTGGTAATCTGATACAAAGGAACTGATACCAGACCCACCAGGGAATTCTGTAGTGTATCTATGTACATAATGAAGCAGATTTGATAAggccatattttaatatgaatcagGTTATGAAGGAAACTTTTATCTAtctatgttaaattcattattttctcccattgcatttttcttaggaatgtctGTGTTAGACTTGATTAAACACTGCCAAgtggtatctgaaaggaaaagaaatcttactgaataaaatcttttatctattttcttgcctttgaAGGTTATTAATAGATGGGAATCTTCCTGTTGTTAGAAACATATAATgg
It encodes the following:
- the LOC140847994 gene encoding prostaglandin E synthase 3-like, producing the protein MQPARDYVFIAFCVEDSKDVNVNFEKSKLTFSCLGGSDNFKHLNEIDLFHCIDPNDSKQKRTDRSILCCLRKGESGQSWPRLTKERAKLNWLSVDFNNWKDWGDDSDEEMSNFDRFSEMMNNMGGDEDVDLPEVDGADDDSQDSDDEKMPDLE